One Fundulus heteroclitus isolate FHET01 chromosome 1, MU-UCD_Fhet_4.1, whole genome shotgun sequence genomic window carries:
- the LOC105928559 gene encoding potassium channel subfamily K member 15, whose amino-acid sequence MPTPRMKKQNVRTLSLILCMFSYLLVGAAVFDALESETENSRRRILEQKRSEMKRKYRFSEDDYREIERVVLQAEPHRAGRQWKFAGSFYFAITVITTIGYGHAAPGTDAGKVFCMFYAVLGIPLTLVMFQSLGERMNTFVRYLLHKMKQCFGFRRTEVSMENMVLVGFLSCIGTLCVGAVAFSHFEGWSFFHAYYYCFITLTTIGFGDFVALQKKEDLQEKTPYVAFSFMYILVGLTVIGAFLNLVVLRFLTMNTEDERRDAQERASLKRDKGRLEGPTSLCVVGEQSRDSHRERNRDTMVHSRSHSTLFLPMQEGTSRTNLIPSPAEDTERQQSPCRHRLHFQIKTGRQREETSFSSLCSSCVCYRSEICDSPVVNRSKHHGGHINSVYYNSVSYTIEGCSSRSRDNTGLSSPGSTLSPEHSYQEFSSLRRKSV is encoded by the exons ATGCCGACACCGAGGATGAAGAAGCAGAACGTCCGGACCCTCTCGCTCATACTCTGCATGTTCTCCTACCTGCTGGTCGGCGCCGCGGTGTTTGACGCGCTGGAGTCCGAGACGGAGAACTCCCGCAGGCGCATCTTGGAGCAGAAGCGCAGCGAGATGAAGAGGAAGTACCGCTTCTCCGAGGACGATTACCGCGAAATCGAGCGAGTGGTGCTGCAAGCGGAGCCCCATCGCGCCGGGAGACAGTGGAAATTTGCTGGCTCGTTTTATTTTGCCATTACGGTCATAACTACAATTG GGTATGGACACGCTGCACCAGGCACAGATGCAGGAAAGGTCTTCTGCATGTTCTACGCTGTTCTCGGCATTCCTCTCACCCTCGTGATGTTCCAGAGCCTGGGAGAGAGAATGAACACATTTGTCCGCTACCTCCTCCACAAAATGAAGCAGTGCTTTGGTTTCAGACGCACCGAGGTGTCCATGGAGAACATGGTCCTTGTGGGCTTCCTGTCCTGCATTGGAACCCTGTGTGTGGGGGCTGTAGCCTTTTCCCACTTTGAGGGATGGAGCTTTTTCCATGCTTATTACTACTGCTTCATCACTCTCACCACTATTGGTTTTGGGGACTTTGTGGCCCTGCAGAAAAAGGAAGATCTCCAAGAGAAAACACCTTACGTTGCTTTCAGCTTCATGTACATTCTGGTGGGGCTGACTGTCATTGGGGCTTTTCTCAATTTGGTGGTTCTGAGGTTCCTCACCATGAACACAGAGGATGAGAGACGAGATGCTCAGGAGAGAGCTTCACTGAAGAGGGACAAGGGTCGTTTAGAAGGGCCCACCAGCCTCTGTGTTGTAGGcgaacagagcagagacagccACAGGGAGAGGAACAGGGACACCATGGTACACAGCCGCAGCCACAGCACCCTCTTCCTCCCAATGCAGGAGGGAACCAGTCGCACCAACCTCATTCCTTCTCCAGCCgaggacacagagagacagcaaaGTCCCTGCAGGCACAGGCTGCATTTTCAGATCAAGACAggaagacagagggaggagaCGAGCTTCagctccctctgctcctcctgcgTGTGTTACCGCTCAGAAATTTGTGACAGCCCTGTGGTGAACCGCAGCAAGCACCACGGAGGCCACATTAACTCAGTTTACTACAACTCTGTCTCCTATACAATCGAGGGCTGCTCATCAAGATCCAGGGACAACACTGGACTCTCTTCCCCTGGAAGCACACTCTCACCTGAACACAGCTACCAGGAATTTTCTAGTTTAAGGAGAAAGTCGGTATGA